The Thiohalobacter sp. genome includes a region encoding these proteins:
- a CDS encoding DUF1269 domain-containing protein, with product MRRRLYFLLPNLDSARRAHDELLLARIEERHIHYLTPSEMEAADLPRANLFQRSDLVHGLQLGLIYGGLAGILAGGLSMPLLGLSLQAGGVLVLATALAGALFGAWVASMIGVSVPNHRLRQFEDAIARGQILLMVDVPKGRAEEIGDLIRRLHPEADAHGVEPTIPAFP from the coding sequence ATGAGAAGAAGACTCTATTTCCTGCTGCCGAACCTGGACAGCGCCCGCCGCGCCCATGACGAGCTGCTGCTGGCGCGCATCGAGGAACGGCATATTCACTACCTGACGCCTTCGGAGATGGAGGCGGCGGACCTGCCGCGGGCCAACCTGTTCCAGCGCAGTGACCTGGTGCATGGCCTGCAGCTGGGGCTGATCTATGGCGGCCTGGCCGGTATCCTCGCCGGTGGCCTGTCCATGCCCCTGCTGGGCCTGAGCCTGCAGGCGGGCGGGGTGCTGGTGCTGGCGACGGCGCTGGCCGGGGCCCTGTTCGGGGCCTGGGTGGCGAGCATGATCGGGGTGAGCGTGCCCAATCACCGTCTGCGCCAGTTCGAGGATGCCATCGCCCGTGGCCAGATTCTGCTGATGGTGGACGTGCCCAAGGGGCGCGCCGAGGAAATCGGCGATCTGATCCGCCGGCTGCATCCGGAAGCGGACGCCCACGGCGTCGAACCCACCATCCCTGCCTTTCCCTGA
- a CDS encoding GNAT family N-acetyltransferase — MHEVIVRAETPEDVKAIDVVNLSAFEGEAEAQLVDAVRNRPGFIRDLSLVAEINGRIVGHVLLSPVAREGGKGRDRVLALGPMSVVPSQSHRGIGSALIQAAVNRARDMRYAAIVVAGHPDYYQRFGFRPASDWGLETNLPCPGEAVSAMELEAGALEGGGRIRYPDDFFRIYGG; from the coding sequence ATGCATGAGGTCATCGTCCGCGCGGAGACGCCGGAAGACGTCAAGGCCATCGACGTGGTCAACCTGAGCGCCTTCGAGGGCGAGGCCGAGGCCCAGCTGGTCGACGCCGTGCGCAACCGCCCGGGTTTTATCCGCGACCTGTCGCTGGTGGCCGAGATCAACGGCCGCATCGTCGGTCATGTGCTGCTGTCGCCGGTGGCCCGCGAGGGTGGCAAGGGCCGTGACCGGGTACTGGCACTGGGGCCCATGTCGGTGGTGCCCTCGCAGTCCCACCGCGGCATCGGCTCGGCGCTGATCCAGGCCGCCGTCAACCGCGCCCGTGACATGCGCTATGCCGCCATCGTGGTGGCGGGTCATCCCGACTACTATCAGCGGTTCGGCTTTCGTCCGGCCTCGGACTGGGGCCTGGAAACCAACCTGCCCTGTCCGGGCGAGGCGGTGTCCGCCATGGAGCTGGAAGCGGGTGCGCTCGAAGGGGGCGGTCGCATTCGCTATCCGGACGACTTCTTCAGGATCTACGGGGGCTGA
- the ubiV gene encoding ubiquinone anaerobic biosynthesis protein UbiV, translating to MRPRLSLAPIQYFWPREQVFAFYRQVAEWPVDLVYLGENVCAKRRQLREADWQELVAFLSAAGKQVVLSSLLLISAGSELATLRRLCSQRDYPVEVNDLAGAQLREGAPFVAGPGINLYNVRAMKRLAAAGMVRWVLPVELGERECRALHDARPSGVETEVTVFGRPGLAHSARCFTARAHDLAKDECGFRCLEDPAGELLRTRNGEPFLNINGIQLQPAAPFSLLAELPALAEIGVEWLRLYPEAEGMAEVVAAFDAVRRGEADPQTEAARLDAMLPLAPGNGFWHGEPGMARVPC from the coding sequence ATGAGGCCGCGACTGAGCCTTGCGCCCATCCAGTATTTCTGGCCGCGTGAACAGGTGTTCGCCTTTTATCGGCAGGTGGCCGAGTGGCCGGTGGATCTGGTCTATCTCGGCGAGAACGTCTGCGCCAAGCGGCGCCAGTTGCGCGAGGCGGACTGGCAGGAACTGGTGGCCTTTCTGAGCGCGGCCGGCAAGCAGGTGGTGCTGTCCTCGCTGTTGCTGATCAGCGCCGGCTCGGAGCTGGCGACGCTGCGCCGGCTGTGCAGCCAGCGCGATTATCCGGTCGAGGTGAACGACCTGGCCGGGGCGCAGCTGCGCGAGGGTGCCCCCTTCGTTGCCGGACCGGGGATCAACCTCTACAACGTTCGCGCCATGAAGCGGCTGGCGGCCGCGGGCATGGTGCGCTGGGTGCTGCCGGTGGAGCTGGGTGAGCGTGAATGCCGCGCCCTGCACGACGCGCGTCCGTCGGGTGTGGAAACGGAGGTCACGGTGTTCGGGCGGCCGGGGCTCGCGCATTCGGCGCGCTGCTTCACCGCTCGCGCCCACGATCTGGCCAAGGACGAGTGCGGCTTTCGCTGTCTGGAAGACCCGGCCGGCGAGCTGCTGCGTACCCGCAACGGTGAGCCCTTTCTCAACATCAATGGCATCCAGCTCCAGCCCGCCGCCCCCTTCAGCCTGCTGGCGGAACTGCCCGCGCTGGCGGAAATCGGCGTGGAATGGTTGCGGCTGTATCCGGAGGCCGAGGGCATGGCCGAAGTGGTCGCCGCCTTCGACGCGGTGCGTCGGGGCGAGGCGGACCCGCAGACAGAGGCCGCCCGCCTGGATGCGATGCTGCCGCTGGCGCCGGGCAACGGCTTCTGGCATGGCGAGCCCGGCATGGCGCGGGTCCCTTGCTGA
- the pdxT gene encoding pyridoxal 5'-phosphate synthase glutaminase subunit PdxT gives MSTVGILALQGDVERHEAALESLGHATQRVRGAAELDGCSALVIPGGESTTLSTLLHRRGLTAALRRFGASHPVLGTCAGLVLMARDNGDTRVASLGLLDVRLQRNHYGSQRHSFSTDLEVPALAEGPLAADFIRAPAILDAGPGVEVLARCDGLPVLVRQGRHVGASFHPELAGDARIHRLWLEGACH, from the coding sequence ATGAGTACCGTCGGCATCCTTGCCCTGCAGGGTGACGTCGAACGCCACGAGGCGGCGCTGGAATCACTGGGCCACGCCACCCAGCGGGTGCGCGGCGCCGCGGAACTCGACGGCTGCAGCGCGCTGGTAATCCCCGGTGGCGAGTCCACCACCCTTTCCACCCTGCTGCACCGGCGTGGGCTCACCGCAGCCCTGCGCCGCTTCGGCGCATCGCATCCGGTACTGGGCACCTGCGCCGGGCTGGTACTGATGGCGCGCGACAACGGTGATACGCGGGTCGCCTCGCTGGGGCTGCTGGACGTGCGCCTGCAGCGCAACCACTACGGCAGCCAGCGCCACAGCTTCAGCACCGACCTGGAAGTGCCGGCGCTTGCCGAGGGTCCGCTGGCGGCCGACTTCATCCGCGCGCCCGCCATTCTCGATGCAGGTCCCGGGGTGGAAGTGCTCGCGCGCTGCGACGGCCTGCCCGTGCTGGTGCGGCAGGGCCGGCATGTCGGTGCCAGCTTCCACCCCGAACTCGCCGGTGACGCGCGCATCCATCGCCTGTGGCTGGAAGGCGCCTGCCACTGA
- the ubiT gene encoding ubiquinone anaerobic biosynthesis accessory factor UbiT — protein sequence MTAPDIYQPSARTLRPLPGVPAPLAALSRLLPGAPSAWLAPRLLDRMFVAERECGALDFLTDRQVLLRVSDLDLSLPLGYRGRRFRRADPRRQPVHLRLEGPLYGFLLLAARREDPDTLFFQRQLRLSGDTELGLELKNFLDGLDASPARQRLAAVAEQMLGVADRLSGKQAGSD from the coding sequence ATGACCGCCCCCGACATCTACCAGCCCTCGGCCCGCACCCTCCGGCCGCTGCCCGGGGTGCCGGCCCCGCTGGCGGCCCTGTCGCGGCTGCTGCCGGGTGCGCCATCGGCCTGGCTGGCACCGCGGCTGCTCGACCGCATGTTCGTGGCCGAACGCGAATGCGGGGCACTGGATTTCCTCACCGACCGCCAGGTGCTGCTGCGGGTGAGCGACCTCGATCTTTCCCTGCCGCTCGGCTACCGCGGGCGCCGCTTCCGCCGCGCCGATCCGCGACGACAGCCGGTGCATCTGCGCCTGGAGGGGCCGCTGTACGGCTTCCTGCTGCTGGCGGCACGCCGCGAGGACCCGGACACCCTGTTCTTCCAGCGCCAGCTGCGCCTGTCCGGCGACACCGAACTGGGCCTGGAACTGAAGAACTTCCTCGACGGCCTGGATGCCTCGCCGGCCCGGCAGCGACTGGCCGCAGTCGCGGAACAGATGCTGGGCGTCGCCGATCGGCTGAGCGGAAAACAGGCGGGAAGCGACTGA
- the ubiU gene encoding ubiquinone anaerobic biosynthesis protein UbiU, translating to MELVCPAGNLPSLKAAVDNGADAVYLGFRDDTNARHFAGLNFSGHDIAKAIAYARERGRKVFLALNTYPRPDGWPRWQKAVDRAAELGVDALIAADLGVLDHAAERHPGLRLHLSVQASATNAEAIRFHVERFGVQRVVLPRVLSLAQVRALAESAPAEIEVFGFGSLCVMAEGRCFLSSYVTGESPNTCGACSPARYVSWENDGDLLETRLNGVLIDRYGADELAGYPTLCKGRFEVDGRVGYVLEEPTSLNTLALLPELKTAGVAAIKIEGRQRSPQYVASVTRVWREAIDSLAAGDGFRVREDWQRSLGRVAEGVQTTLGAYARPWR from the coding sequence ATGGAACTGGTCTGCCCCGCGGGTAATCTGCCGTCGCTGAAGGCAGCGGTGGACAATGGTGCGGACGCCGTCTATCTCGGCTTTCGCGACGACACCAATGCGCGGCACTTCGCCGGGCTCAACTTTTCCGGCCACGATATTGCCAAGGCGATTGCCTACGCCCGCGAGCGCGGCCGCAAGGTGTTCCTGGCGCTCAACACCTATCCGCGTCCGGATGGCTGGCCGCGTTGGCAGAAGGCGGTGGACCGCGCCGCAGAGTTGGGGGTGGATGCCTTGATCGCCGCGGATCTCGGGGTGCTGGACCATGCGGCGGAGCGCCACCCCGGCCTGCGCCTGCATCTGTCGGTGCAGGCCTCCGCCACCAATGCCGAGGCCATCCGTTTCCATGTCGAGCGGTTCGGCGTGCAGCGGGTGGTGCTGCCGCGGGTGCTGTCACTGGCCCAGGTCCGCGCGCTGGCCGAATCCGCGCCGGCCGAGATCGAGGTGTTCGGCTTCGGCAGCCTGTGCGTGATGGCCGAGGGGCGTTGTTTCCTGTCCTCCTATGTCACGGGTGAGTCGCCCAACACCTGCGGGGCCTGTTCGCCGGCGCGTTACGTGTCCTGGGAAAACGACGGCGATCTTCTGGAAACCCGGCTCAACGGCGTGCTCATCGACCGCTACGGGGCCGACGAGCTGGCCGGCTACCCGACGCTTTGCAAGGGGCGCTTCGAGGTCGACGGCCGCGTGGGCTACGTGCTGGAGGAACCGACCAGTCTCAATACCCTGGCGCTGCTGCCGGAACTCAAGACCGCGGGGGTGGCCGCGATCAAGATCGAGGGCCGGCAGCGCAGTCCGCAGTATGTCGCCAGTGTCACCCGCGTCTGGCGCGAGGCCATCGACAGCCTCGCCGCGGGCGACGGCTTCAGGGTACGCGAGGACTGGCAGCGCAGCCTGGGCCGGGTCGCCGAGGGCGTACAGACCACGCTGGGCGCCTACGCCCGGCCCTGGCGATGA
- the pdxS gene encoding pyridoxal 5'-phosphate synthase lyase subunit PdxS, giving the protein MFVQKDSRHRLKIGLAEMLKGGVIMDVTTPEQARIAERAGAVAVMALERIPADIRRDGGVARMSDPALIDAIRDAVSIPVMAKCRIGHVSEARILEALEVDFIDESEVLTPADEQHHIDKWAFEIPFVCGATDLGEALRRIGEGAAMIRTKGEAGSGNIVEAVRHLRLIRRQIGELSALPREEWMRAARELGAPHALVEQVATLGRLPVPAFSAGGIATPADAALVRELGAEAVFVGSGIFRSEDPEARAAAIVQATTWFDCPEILAEVSRGLREAMPGIELGGLDDDQRMARRGW; this is encoded by the coding sequence ATGTTTGTGCAGAAGGATTCCCGCCATCGTCTCAAGATCGGCCTCGCCGAGATGCTCAAGGGCGGCGTCATCATGGACGTCACCACCCCCGAGCAGGCGCGCATCGCCGAGCGTGCCGGCGCCGTGGCGGTCATGGCCCTGGAGCGGATTCCCGCCGACATCCGCCGGGATGGCGGCGTGGCGCGCATGTCCGACCCCGCGCTGATCGACGCCATCCGCGATGCGGTGTCGATACCGGTCATGGCCAAGTGCCGCATCGGCCATGTCAGCGAGGCGCGCATCCTGGAGGCGCTGGAGGTCGACTTCATCGACGAAAGCGAGGTGCTGACCCCGGCCGACGAACAGCATCATATCGACAAGTGGGCATTCGAGATCCCCTTCGTCTGTGGCGCCACCGACCTGGGCGAGGCCCTGCGCCGCATCGGCGAGGGCGCGGCCATGATCCGCACCAAGGGCGAGGCCGGCAGCGGCAACATCGTCGAGGCCGTGCGCCACCTGCGGCTGATCCGCCGCCAGATCGGCGAACTGTCCGCGCTGCCGCGCGAGGAGTGGATGCGGGCCGCGCGCGAGCTGGGCGCACCCCACGCGCTGGTGGAACAGGTGGCCACCCTCGGCCGCCTGCCGGTGCCGGCCTTCTCCGCCGGCGGCATCGCCACCCCCGCCGATGCCGCGCTGGTGCGGGAACTGGGGGCCGAGGCCGTGTTCGTCGGCTCCGGCATCTTCCGCTCCGAGGACCCGGAGGCGCGCGCCGCGGCCATCGTGCAGGCGACCACCTGGTTCGACTGCCCGGAAATCCTGGCCGAGGTATCGCGCGGCCTGCGCGAGGCCATGCCCGGCATCGAGCTGGGCGGCCTGGACGACGACCAGCGCATGGCGCGGCGGGGCTGGTAG
- a CDS encoding TIGR01212 family radical SAM protein (This family includes YhcC from E. coli K-12, an uncharacterized radical SAM protein.), with protein sequence MALHQYVSTFGQDLLRRHGRRVHKLAIHAGFTCPNRDGSRGIGGCTFCNNQSFSPAARRPPSVAEQIEAGRRVIRKRTGAQRYIAYFQAYTNTYADVAVLRARYEEALAEPDVIGLSIGTRPDCVPDAVLDLLAEYRAQGYEVWLELGLQSAFDHTLARVNRGHGFAEYADAVQRARARGLPLCTHLILGLPGEDAWHVRETHRRVLALGVEGLKLHPLHVVKGTRLANEWRRGEYRPPAFDWYVNLVAELVRATPPGIVFHRLTGTAEPRLLLAPHWCAWKWRVLNAVERALARRSGRYRNGTGLPRG encoded by the coding sequence ATGGCCCTGCATCAGTACGTTTCCACCTTCGGTCAGGATCTCTTGCGCCGTCATGGCCGGCGGGTACACAAGCTGGCCATTCACGCCGGCTTCACCTGCCCCAACCGCGACGGCAGCCGCGGCATCGGCGGCTGCACCTTCTGCAACAACCAGTCCTTCAGTCCGGCCGCGCGCCGGCCGCCGTCGGTGGCCGAGCAGATCGAGGCCGGGCGCCGGGTGATCCGCAAGCGCACCGGTGCGCAGCGTTACATTGCCTATTTCCAGGCCTACACCAATACCTATGCCGATGTGGCAGTGCTGCGTGCGCGCTACGAGGAGGCGCTGGCCGAGCCCGATGTCATCGGCCTGAGCATCGGTACTCGCCCCGACTGCGTGCCCGATGCCGTGCTGGACCTGCTGGCGGAGTACCGGGCGCAGGGCTACGAGGTGTGGCTGGAGCTGGGGCTGCAGTCGGCCTTCGATCACACGCTGGCGCGGGTCAATCGCGGCCACGGCTTCGCCGAGTATGCCGACGCCGTGCAGCGGGCACGCGCGCGCGGCCTGCCGCTGTGTACCCACCTGATCCTCGGCCTGCCCGGCGAGGACGCCTGGCATGTGCGCGAGACCCATCGCCGGGTGCTGGCGCTGGGCGTGGAGGGTCTCAAGCTGCATCCGCTGCACGTGGTCAAGGGCACCCGGCTCGCCAACGAGTGGCGCCGCGGCGAGTACCGGCCGCCGGCCTTCGACTGGTACGTGAATCTGGTGGCGGAACTGGTGCGCGCCACGCCGCCGGGTATCGTTTTTCACCGCCTGACCGGAACGGCGGAGCCGCGCCTGCTGCTGGCGCCGCACTGGTGTGCCTGGAAATGGCGGGTGCTCAATGCAGTGGAGCGCGCGCTGGCGCGGCGTTCCGGGAGGTATCGTAATGGAACTGGTCTGCCCCGCGGGTAA
- a CDS encoding putative bifunctional diguanylate cyclase/phosphodiesterase, with amino-acid sequence MSTDDKLLRLIIAEESRNDAEAVANILRNAGHAVRFHYVEDTEDLENALDQQVPDLIILSEGLEGLGLDALRTELDSRKLDIPVILMAAEANEAEVVEALRAGATDLVSFDQPDHLRLVVEREQKSLHTRRALQRFETIYRESERRCRALLDTSRDAIAYVHDGMHIYANQSYLEMFGFDDMEEIEGHPIMDMVAPEDHGSFKDFLRSYGKEDSEEIAELEVSCVSASKGSFKALMEFAPASIEGEACTQIVIRDRSTADPELAEKLRHLSKQDMLTGLFNRQYFMEEVELAVSEAVTGGESSGVLYVLLDNFKQVKESVGLAASDLVIKDIADLIRNKVGDSGIAARFGDNTFAVLCRGSDIDAAQALAEAIRHSVEEHIVDVEGRSVTVTCSVGISLITESAPEAAEVMARADLACEVARSAGGNRVHLHNPVTDEQRGREREAQWKQLIKEGLEQDRFHLVYQPIVSLQGDPQEKYEVLLRLRDAEGQDYLPGQFLPVAIDGGLIAEIDRWVIAHAIEVLAEHRRQDHDTQFFVKVSGVTLADQELPLWINEQLKAARLQSDAIVFEIAEKEASQHLKHAKAFIKAVKALHIGTSLEHFGSSPNSFQLLKHADVDYLKIDGAFIHNLMKDENNQAMVKSIVEMARSMNKQCVAEFVEDASSVAMLFQFGVQYIQGYFLQEPHPALDYDFSEESL; translated from the coding sequence GTGTCGACGGACGACAAGCTGCTTCGCCTCATCATCGCCGAGGAATCCCGGAACGACGCCGAGGCCGTTGCCAACATCCTGCGCAATGCCGGCCATGCCGTGCGCTTCCACTATGTGGAGGACACAGAGGATCTCGAGAATGCCCTCGACCAGCAGGTCCCGGACCTGATCATCCTCTCCGAGGGCCTGGAAGGACTCGGCCTGGACGCGCTGCGCACCGAACTGGACAGCCGCAAGCTGGACATCCCCGTCATCCTCATGGCCGCCGAGGCCAACGAGGCGGAGGTGGTCGAGGCCCTGCGCGCCGGCGCCACCGACCTGGTGTCCTTCGACCAGCCCGACCACCTGCGGCTGGTGGTCGAACGCGAGCAGAAGAGCCTGCATACCCGACGCGCCCTGCAGCGATTCGAAACCATCTACAGGGAAAGCGAGCGCCGCTGCCGCGCACTGCTGGACACCTCGCGCGACGCCATCGCCTACGTGCACGACGGCATGCATATCTATGCCAACCAGTCCTATCTGGAGATGTTCGGCTTCGACGACATGGAGGAAATCGAGGGCCACCCGATCATGGACATGGTCGCGCCGGAGGACCATGGCTCCTTCAAGGATTTCCTGCGCAGCTACGGCAAGGAGGACAGCGAGGAGATCGCCGAGCTGGAGGTTTCCTGCGTCAGCGCCAGCAAGGGCAGCTTCAAGGCGCTGATGGAGTTCGCGCCCGCCTCCATCGAGGGCGAGGCCTGCACCCAGATCGTCATCCGTGACCGTTCGACCGCAGACCCGGAACTGGCCGAGAAGCTCAGGCACCTGAGCAAGCAGGACATGCTCACCGGCCTGTTCAATCGCCAGTACTTCATGGAAGAGGTGGAACTGGCCGTCTCCGAGGCGGTCACCGGCGGCGAGAGCAGCGGCGTGCTCTACGTGCTGCTGGACAACTTCAAGCAGGTCAAGGAAAGCGTCGGCCTGGCTGCCAGCGACCTGGTCATCAAGGACATCGCCGATCTCATTCGCAACAAGGTGGGCGACAGCGGCATCGCCGCCCGCTTCGGCGACAACACCTTTGCCGTGCTTTGCCGCGGCAGCGACATCGACGCCGCCCAGGCCCTGGCCGAGGCCATCCGCCACAGTGTCGAGGAGCATATCGTCGATGTCGAGGGCCGTTCGGTCACCGTCACCTGCTCGGTCGGCATCAGCCTGATCACCGAGTCGGCCCCCGAAGCCGCCGAGGTCATGGCCCGGGCGGACCTGGCCTGCGAGGTGGCGCGCTCCGCCGGCGGCAACCGCGTGCACCTGCACAATCCGGTCACCGACGAACAGCGCGGCAGGGAACGCGAGGCGCAATGGAAACAACTGATCAAGGAGGGACTGGAGCAGGACCGCTTCCACCTGGTCTACCAGCCCATCGTCAGCCTGCAGGGCGACCCGCAGGAAAAATACGAGGTGCTGCTGCGGCTGCGCGACGCCGAGGGCCAGGACTACCTGCCGGGCCAGTTCCTGCCGGTGGCCATCGACGGCGGCCTCATCGCCGAGATCGATCGCTGGGTCATCGCCCATGCCATCGAGGTACTGGCCGAGCACCGGCGTCAGGACCACGACACCCAGTTCTTCGTCAAGGTGTCCGGCGTGACGCTTGCCGACCAGGAACTGCCGCTGTGGATCAACGAGCAGCTCAAGGCGGCGCGCCTGCAGAGCGACGCCATCGTGTTCGAGATCGCGGAAAAGGAGGCCAGCCAACACCTCAAGCATGCCAAGGCCTTCATCAAGGCGGTCAAGGCGCTGCACATAGGCACCTCGCTGGAACACTTCGGCAGCAGCCCCAATTCCTTCCAGCTGCTCAAGCACGCCGATGTCGACTACCTCAAGATCGACGGCGCCTTCATCCACAACCTGATGAAGGACGAGAACAACCAGGCCATGGTCAAGTCGATCGTGGAAATGGCCCGCTCCATGAACAAGCAATGCGTGGCCGAGTTCGTCGAGGACGCCTCCAGCGTGGCCATGCTGTTCCAGTTCGGTGTCCAGTACATCCAGGGCTACTTCCTGCAGGAACCCCATCCCGCGCTGGACTACGACTTCTCCGAGGAATCACTGTAG
- a CDS encoding TauD/TfdA family dioxygenase has product MPQATSAIDNPFDPDGDPAPYRRWREWKLDHHPRRLEDLVVTLTDPARLTPGERQAVIDRIRRANMVLYVTDPARIEARQVPLLLARQLGVSGLDCNWLAEDDGLTALSVHEDALHRGYIPYTDRPIQWHTDGYYNPPERQVHALMLHAERPAAEGGENRLMDHELLYILLRDEDPALIRALMRPQALSIPARVAGGDTARPLARGPVFSITAQGKLHLRYTARQRNALWEETPAVQRAQARIRELLEQPSPWIFQGRLEAGMGLISNNVLHDRNGFRDPPGSPGRLLYRARFHGRVTAAD; this is encoded by the coding sequence ATGCCCCAGGCCACATCTGCAATCGACAACCCCTTCGATCCCGACGGCGATCCCGCGCCGTACCGGCGCTGGCGGGAGTGGAAGCTGGATCATCATCCCCGCCGCCTGGAGGACCTGGTGGTTACCCTCACCGACCCCGCGCGGCTCACGCCGGGCGAGCGCCAAGCGGTGATCGACCGCATCCGTCGCGCCAACATGGTCCTCTATGTCACCGACCCGGCACGGATCGAGGCCCGGCAGGTGCCGCTGCTGCTGGCCCGCCAGCTCGGCGTGAGCGGGCTGGACTGCAACTGGCTGGCGGAGGACGACGGCCTGACCGCGCTGAGCGTGCACGAGGACGCCCTCCATCGGGGCTACATCCCCTACACCGACCGGCCCATCCAGTGGCATACCGACGGCTACTACAACCCGCCGGAGCGCCAGGTACACGCCCTGATGCTGCACGCGGAACGGCCAGCCGCCGAAGGCGGCGAGAACCGGCTGATGGATCACGAACTGCTCTACATCCTGCTGCGCGACGAGGACCCCGCGCTCATCCGCGCGCTGATGCGACCGCAGGCCCTGTCCATCCCCGCCCGGGTCGCCGGTGGCGACACCGCCCGGCCGCTCGCGCGCGGCCCGGTGTTCTCGATCACGGCACAGGGCAAGCTGCACCTGCGCTACACGGCGCGGCAGCGCAATGCCCTGTGGGAGGAAACGCCCGCCGTGCAGCGGGCGCAGGCGCGCATTCGCGAACTGCTGGAGCAGCCGTCACCCTGGATCTTCCAGGGCCGGCTGGAGGCCGGCATGGGCCTGATCAGCAACAACGTGCTGCACGATCGCAACGGCTTCCGCGACCCACCCGGATCACCCGGCCGCCTGCTGTATCGTGCCCGCTTTCACGGCCGGGTCACGGCCGCGGACTGA